Proteins from a single region of Thalassophryne amazonica chromosome 22, fThaAma1.1, whole genome shotgun sequence:
- the c22h12orf66 gene encoding KICSTOR complex protein C12orf66 homolog, whose translation MMEAEELRPVPREQAILESFFTQLGIFSFDRAKDYVEKEKDNSRSAGAWAALLAALAHMAAAEKAYHGLSFLGQKIGGQSFFSRKDSIRTTYTSLFNELRKVVTAGRHSQPGSTSYLEDLLSHLSEQLCHFTQARVEMADLYEKMYSLSSHKSINGDDLVATLEAVLHKYSSKFHHPILGRLEESFQMEVDVVTQLLRCLAQVSEWRFLPALLSLHSAASKLTAWGQLFQRQKETRKHLFGGQSQKAGQPPHLYVWLQRFQAALLAKFTFYFHEALSRQTAPADMRAQTARTTPDYYGKICTFIRKHDASNVSLVFDNRGSESFQGHGYHHPHSYREAPKGVEQFPAVVSLPSGERPLTHWPNVIMMMGDRAAELNTLEKVVHFYDDKVQSTYYLTRPEPHFTLVVIFDGRKSEKDLHITAFLQEILVSLRNSKPFSILKPGSKG comes from the exons ATGATGGAGGCGGAGGAGCTGCGGCCGGTGCCCCGGGAGCAGGCCATCCTGGAGAGCTTCTTCACGCAGCTCGGCATCTTTTCTTTTGACCGGGCGAAGGACTACGTGGAGAAGGAGAAAGACAACAGCAGGAGCGCCGGGGCCTGGGCCGCGCTGCTGGCCGCGCTGGCTCACATGGCCGCGGCCGAGAAGGCGTACCACGGCCTGAGCTTCCTCGGACAAAAGATCG GTGGGCAGTCGTTTTTCAGCCGCAAAGACTCCATCCGGACCACCTACACCTCCCTGTTCAATGAGCTGCGCAAAGTGGTGACAGCAGGGCGTCACAGCCAACCAGGCTCCACCTCCTACCTGGAGGACCTGCTGTCACACCTGTCGGAGCAGCTGTGCCACTTCACACAGGCTCGCGTGGAAATGGCCGACCTGTACGAGAAGATGTACTCGCTCAGTAGCCACAAAAGCATCAACGGTGACGACCTGGTTGCCACGCTGGAGGCTGTGCTTCATAAATACAGTTCCAA ATTCCACCACCCCATCCTGGGACGACTGGAGGAGAGCTTCCAGATGGAGGTGGATGTAGTGACCCAGTTGCTGCGCTGCCTGGCTCAGGTATCTGAGTGGAGGTTCTTGCCCGCTTTGCTCAGTCTGCACAGCGCTGCCTCTAAGCTCACAGCCTGGGGTCAGCTCTTCCAGCGCCAGAAAGAGACCCGGAAGCATTTGTTCGGAGGACAGTCTCAGAAAGCCGGGCAGCCGCCGCACCTGTACGTGtggctgcagcgcttccaggcggctCTTCTTGCCAAGTTCACCTTCTACTTCCACGAGGCCCTGAGCCGCCAGACAGCCCCGGCCGACATGAGGGCACAAACTGCACGCACCACGCCAGACTATTACGGGAAGATCTGCACCTTCATCCGCAAGCACGACGCCAGCAACGTGTCCTTGGTGTTTGACAACCGCGGCTCGGAGAGCTTCCAGGGTCACGGGTACCACCACCCTCACTCATACCGAGAGGCCCCAAAGGGTGTGGAGCAGTTCCCCGCTGTGGTGTCCCTGCCCTCAGGTGAGCGGCCGCTCACGCACTGGCCAAATGTCATTATGATGATGGGAGATCGCGCCGCCGAACTCAACACTCTGGAGAAGGTGGTGCACTTCTATGATGATAAAGTTCAGAGCACGTACTACCTCACGCGTCCTGAACCCCACTTCACCCTGGTGGTCATCTTTGATGGCAGAAAGTCAGAAAAGGATTTACATATTACTGCCTTCCTGCAGGAGATCTTGGTCTCGCTGCGCAACTCCAAACCGTTCAGCATCCTCAAACCCGGTTCCAAAGGCTGA
- the tmem19 gene encoding transmembrane protein 19, which produces MDSDLMIKEYVKMLTDMIVLCVTLALSLFFWILSLTVSSYSGTLQPVSPWRWLFSILVPFVVVVRALKRQSLDGSGALAALLVGFVLTMANYSFFSSLLVFFYTCSKLTRWGGAQKKKIDAEYKEGGQRNWVQVFCNGGVPTELALLYMIEVGPCEIPVDFTKQFSASWMCLSLLGALACSTGDTWASEVGPVLSQSQPRLITTWKEVPAGTNGGVTPIGLAASFLGGLTVGVTYFVTQLLLVSDLHLAAPQWPVIAYGAVAGLLGSMLDSFLGAHLQYSGFDSNIGKVVSYESATTQRICGKPILDNNAVNLFSSVLIALILPNLVWGAWPQ; this is translated from the exons ATGGACTCTGACCTGATGATTAAAGAGTACGTCAAGATGTTGACTGACATGATCGTGCTGTGCGTCACTTTGGCTCTGTCTCTCTTCTTCTGGATCCTGTCGCTCACCGTTAGCAGCTACTCTG gcACGTTGCAGCCTGTGTCGCCATGGCGATGGCTGTTCTCCATCTTGGTTCCCTTTGTGGTGGTGGTCAGAGCTTTGAAGCGGCAGAGTTTAGACGGGTCTGGAGCTCTGGCAG cactGCTGGTGGGGTTTGTCCTGACGATGGCCAACTACAGCTTCTTCTCGTCTCTGCTGGTGTTCTTCTACACCTGTTCCAAACTGACCCGATGGGGAGGAGCACAGAAGAAGAAAATAGATGCAGAGTACAAAGAAG GCGGCCAGAGGAACTGGGTCCAGGTCTTCTGTAACGGAGGAGTTCCCACTGAACTGGCGTTGCTCTACATGATCGAG GTCGGACCCTGTGAGATCCCCGTTGATTTCACCAAACAATTCTCGGCCTCCTGGATGTGCCTCTCTCTGCTGGGTGCCCTCGCCTGCAGCACCGGAGACACCTGGGCATCGGAGGTGGGGCCTGTCCTCAGCCAATCACAGCCTCGACTCATCACCACATGGAAAGAAGTCCCAGCAG GAACTAATGGTGGAGTTACTCCCATTGGATTGGCTGCTAGCTTCCTTGGTGGGCTCACAGTGGGTGTGACTTACTTTGTAACGCAGTTGCTGTTGGTCAGCGACCTACACCTGGCCGCCCCCCAGTGGCCAGTCATAGCGTATGGGGCCGTGGCTGGCTTGTTGGGATCGATGCTGGATTCCTTCCTCGGAGCTCACCTGCAGTATTCGG GTTTTGACTCGAACATCGGTAAGGTGGTGAGCTACGAATCTGCTACGACCCAGCGGATCTGTGGAAAACCAATCCTGGACAACAACGCAGTCAACCTGTTCTCTTCCGTCCTCATCGCATTAATCCTGCCAAATTTGGTGTGGGGGGCGTGGCCACAATAG